Proteins from one Suncus etruscus isolate mSunEtr1 chromosome 3, mSunEtr1.pri.cur, whole genome shotgun sequence genomic window:
- the LOC126003904 gene encoding HIV Tat-specific factor 1 homolog, with protein sequence MSGGNDEFEEQLQMQELYGDSKNEPTGDYEAFRQAPADTPYEWDLAQKAWFPKITDDFLATYQANYGFSKDGTPSSIADMQDVNATTAEEALQRKIPEPSDPRKKGLEKRKGESGWFHIEEDRNTNVYVSGLPPDMTVDEFVQLMSKFGIIMRDPQTEEFKVKLYKDEQGNLKGDGLCCYLKRESVELALKLLDDDEIRGYRLHVEVAKFQLKGKYDALKKKKKCKDYKKKLSLQQKQLDWRPERRTGPSRMRHERVVIIKNMFHPTDFEDDPLVLNEIREDLRAECCKFGQIRKLLLFDRHPDGVASVSFRDPEEADSCIQTLHERWFGGRQITAETWDGTTDYQVEETSREREERLKGWEAFLDSSDSSEDHRDLHCVNPVNILEKTGPARVRHLSEHTSTSKVNIPEAVMEMAFEEPINEKKFEKLENESKLEEDASGKDAEEGGLQNEAGDGCLKRKQDPYPDGESGEDSETQAESKHKQVHPFNTEASFALEKRREANKSEEAKKKMEDESLNKKGQATSREMNVLSRVDGEAAFSA encoded by the exons ATGAGTGGCGGAAACGACGAGTTTGAGGAGCAGTTGCAGATGCAGGAATTGTACGGAGACTCCAAGAACGAACCCACCGGGGACTATGAGGCTTTCAGGCAAGCACCCGCTGACACCCCTTACGAATGGGACCTGGCCCAGAAAGCATGGTTCCCAAAGATTACTGATGATTTCCTTGCTACGTATCAGGCCAATTATGGCTTTTCTAAAGATGGTACGCCTAGTTCCATTGCAGACATGCAAGACGTAAATGCTACAACTGCAGAGGAAGCTCTGCAAAGAAAAATTCCCGAACCCAGTGACCCCAGAAAGAAGGGTTTGGAAAAGAGAAAGGGTGAATCCGGATGGTTTCATATTGAAGAAGACAGAAATACAAATGTCTATGTGTCTGGTTTGCCTCCAGACATGACAGTAGATGAATTTGTACAGCTCATGTCCAAGTTTGGCATTATCATGCGAGACCCTCAAACGGAAGAATTTAAGGTCAAGCTTTACAAAGATGAGCAAGGCAATCTAAAAGGAGATGGGCTCTGTTGTTACCTGAAGAGGGAGTCTGTAGAGCTCGCATTGAAGTTGTTGGATGATGATGAAATCAGGGGCTACCGATTACACGTGGAAGTGGCCAAGTTTCAACTGAAGGGGAAATATGATGccttgaagaagaaaaagaaatgcaaagactATAAGAAGAAACTGTCTCTGCAACAAAAGCAGTTAGATTGGAGACCTGAAAGAAGAACTGGGCCCTCCCGAATGCGCCATGAGCGAGTTGTCATCATCAAAAACATGTTTCATCCTACGGACTTTGAGGACGACCCATTGGTACTGAATGAAATCAGAGAAGACCTTCGAGCAGAGTGTTGCAAGTTTGGACAAATCCGGAAGCTCCTGCTCTTTGATAGACACCCAGATGGTGTGGCCTCTGTCTCTTTCCGAGACCCAGAGGAAGCTGATTCCTGCATTCAGACCCTCCATGAAAGGTGGTTTGGTGGCCGTCAGATCACCGCTGAAACGTGGGATGGAACTACAGATTATCAAGTGGAAGAGACTtcaagagaaagggaggaaaggctGAAAGGATGGGAGGCTTTCCTCGATTCCTCTGATTCTTCTGAGGACCATAGAGATCTTCACTGCGTAAATCCCGTCAATATTTTAGAGAAGACTGGCCCTGCCAGAGTAAGGCACCTTTCGGAGCACACATCTACGTCAAAAGTGAATATCCCAGAAGCTGTCATGGAAATGGCATTTGAAGAACCTATCAATGAAAAGAAgtttgaaaaattagaaaatgagagCAAATTGGAAGAAGATGCTTCTGGGAAAGATGCTGAGGAAGGAGGCCTTCAAAATGAGGCTGGTGACGGTTGTCTCAAAAGAAAGCAAGATCCCTACCCTGATGGAGAATCTGGAGAAGACA GTGAAACACAAGCTGAATCCAAACACAAACAAGTACACCCATTCAATACCGAAGCCAG